In Patescibacteria group bacterium, a single window of DNA contains:
- a CDS encoding endonuclease Q family protein: IIQIDAKTLVKLVKDADPEGFIIPAHIWTPHFSLFGANSGFDSIEECFEEQTENIYALETGLSSDPPMNWLLSQLDRFTLVSNSDAHSPQKIGREANVFLQAFDFQELKEILKTKDNSRFLFTIEYFPEEGKYHYDGHRICKIRFSPEETIKHGYLCPVCGKKVTIGVMHRVTM, from the coding sequence CTATTATACAGATAGATGCCAAAACACTTGTAAAATTGGTAAAAGATGCTGACCCAGAAGGATTTATAATACCTGCCCATATCTGGACACCCCATTTTTCACTTTTCGGTGCAAACTCTGGTTTTGATAGTATAGAAGAATGCTTTGAGGAACAGACAGAAAATATTTATGCCCTTGAAACCGGTTTGAGCAGTGATCCTCCGATGAACTGGTTACTTTCGCAACTTGACCGATTTACTCTTGTTTCAAATTCAGATGCGCATTCGCCCCAAAAGATTGGAAGAGAGGCAAACGTTTTCCTGCAAGCATTTGATTTCCAGGAACTAAAGGAAATACTGAAAACAAAAGATAATAGTCGTTTTCTTTTTACTATAGAATATTTTCCAGAGGAGGGAAAATATCATTATGACGGACACAGAATTTGCAAAATACGGTTCTCACCTGAAGAAACAATAAAACACGGATACTTGTGTCCAGTATGTGGAAAAAAAGTTACGATTGGTGTGATGCATAGAGTTACTATG